One Novosphingobium sp. EMRT-2 DNA segment encodes these proteins:
- the dgcN gene encoding N-acetyltransferase DgcN: MIPGPYLVYLGAVTDPLAAKTARGIAFWRPGLAIAEMAEPGCPVTVGLPRMSLAEAVAAGARTAVLGYANAGGVMDAGTVAFCLEALGAGLHVASGLHARLAGNPAIRAAAETAGLSLFDVREPPASLPLGTGRRRAGNRLLTVGTDCAVGKMYSTLAIERELRRRGVAADFRATGQTGILIAGSGVPIDAVIADFIAGAAEWLSPDRHDGGWDLIEGQGSLFHPSYAGVSLGLLHGAQARALVLCHEAGRETIRHAGDYLVPVLAECLARNLEAARLTSPDVIAVGVAVNTSALPAQEAQAYCRRVEDKLGLPCQDPVAMGVERIVDRLLACCAA; encoded by the coding sequence ATGATCCCCGGCCCCTATCTGGTCTATCTTGGCGCGGTTACCGATCCGCTGGCGGCCAAGACGGCGCGTGGCATCGCGTTCTGGCGTCCCGGCCTGGCGATTGCCGAAATGGCCGAACCGGGCTGCCCGGTCACGGTGGGCCTGCCCCGGATGAGCCTTGCCGAAGCCGTGGCGGCCGGCGCGCGGACGGCGGTGCTGGGCTATGCCAATGCCGGCGGGGTGATGGACGCGGGAACGGTGGCCTTCTGCCTGGAAGCCCTGGGCGCGGGGCTGCATGTCGCCTCGGGCCTGCACGCCCGCCTTGCCGGCAATCCGGCGATACGGGCCGCGGCGGAAACCGCCGGGCTTTCGCTGTTCGACGTGCGCGAACCGCCCGCTTCGCTCCCGCTCGGCACCGGGCGCAGGCGCGCGGGGAATCGGCTGCTGACGGTGGGAACCGATTGCGCGGTCGGCAAGATGTATTCCACGCTGGCGATCGAGCGCGAATTGCGCCGCCGGGGCGTTGCGGCCGATTTCCGCGCCACGGGGCAGACCGGCATCCTGATCGCCGGGTCGGGCGTGCCGATCGATGCGGTGATCGCCGATTTCATCGCCGGGGCCGCCGAATGGCTTTCGCCCGACCGCCACGATGGCGGCTGGGATCTGATCGAGGGGCAAGGGTCGCTGTTCCATCCCTCCTATGCGGGCGTTTCGCTGGGCCTGCTGCACGGCGCGCAGGCGAGGGCGCTGGTGCTGTGCCACGAGGCGGGACGCGAGACGATCCGCCACGCCGGGGACTATCTGGTGCCGGTGCTGGCCGAATGCCTGGCGCGCAATCTGGAAGCGGCGCGCCTGACCAGCCCGGACGTGATCGCGGTGGGCGTCGCGGTCAACACGTCGGCGCTGCCAGCGCAGGAAGCACAGGCATACTGCCGGCGCGTGGAGGATAAACTGGGTCTTCCGTGCCAGGACCCGGTGGCGATGGGTGTGGAGCGGATCGTGGATCGGCTGCTGGCATGTTGCGCAGCGTAG
- a CDS encoding VIT family protein produces the protein MPHHRESHLVARIGWLRAAVLGANDGIVSTASLIIGVAASGASRSSLLVSGIAGLVAGAMSMAAGEYVSVSSQSDTERADLDRERQELATQSEAELDELAGFYVERGVEPDLARSVAAQMMARDALGAHARDELHITELTTARPVTAAFTSAATFTAGALLPVILAAILPAGVTVAGEAVGSILFLALLGWIGARAGGASPARPVLRVVFWGALAMAITAGIGRLVGASV, from the coding sequence ATGCCACATCATCGCGAAAGCCATCTCGTCGCCCGGATCGGCTGGCTGCGCGCGGCCGTGCTGGGCGCCAACGACGGCATCGTCTCCACCGCCAGCCTGATCATCGGCGTGGCGGCATCGGGCGCTTCACGCTCCTCGCTGCTGGTTTCGGGAATCGCCGGGCTGGTCGCCGGGGCGATGTCGATGGCCGCTGGCGAATATGTCTCTGTCAGTTCCCAGTCCGACACCGAACGCGCCGACCTGGATCGCGAACGGCAGGAACTGGCGACCCAGTCCGAAGCCGAACTCGATGAGTTGGCCGGCTTCTATGTCGAACGCGGGGTGGAACCCGATCTGGCGCGCAGCGTCGCCGCGCAGATGATGGCGCGCGATGCCCTGGGCGCCCATGCCCGCGACGAACTGCACATCACCGAACTGACGACCGCGCGCCCGGTCACGGCTGCCTTCACCTCTGCGGCGACCTTCACCGCCGGAGCGCTGCTGCCGGTTATCCTTGCCGCCATTCTGCCCGCAGGCGTGACCGTGGCGGGCGAAGCGGTGGGGTCGATCCTGTTCCTCGCCCTGCTCGGCTGGATCGGTGCGCGGGCGGGCGGGGCCAGCCCGGCGCGGCCGGTCTTGCGCGTGGTATTCTGGGGGGCGCTGGCCATGGCCATTACCGCCGGGATCGGCCGACTGGTGGGCGCGAGCGTCTGA
- a CDS encoding LysR family transcriptional regulator — protein MISLRHIEVFHAVYQTGSLSGAARLLGVSQPSVGKVLRHAETRLGFALFRVVKGRLVPTDEAHELFADAIAVRHSVDMLRESARNLRRIEQGRLRVAMIHSLGLEVVPDAVAAFAARHPGVSIDLRTLHSEELVEALQARTSDIVIGYDAPRHPRLAPVMLGTGQIVLLFRRQDIPDPPERIALEDVRHLRVIELLNDGTIGRLLSRRQPTADDGAPVIQTKTYFVAAALVERGLGVAIMDEFTARACASEAMDYRPLNEAMRFDVIAAHLEDRPLSTDSHHFLECVRGALATR, from the coding sequence ATGATCAGCCTGCGGCATATCGAGGTGTTCCACGCCGTCTATCAGACCGGATCGCTCAGCGGCGCGGCGCGGTTGCTGGGCGTGTCGCAGCCATCGGTGGGCAAGGTGCTGCGCCACGCCGAAACGCGGCTGGGCTTCGCGCTGTTCCGCGTGGTCAAGGGGCGGCTGGTGCCGACCGACGAGGCGCACGAACTGTTCGCGGATGCCATCGCGGTGCGGCACAGCGTGGACATGCTGCGCGAATCCGCCCGCAACCTGCGCCGGATCGAGCAAGGCCGGCTGCGCGTGGCGATGATCCATTCGCTGGGGCTGGAGGTGGTTCCCGATGCGGTGGCCGCGTTCGCCGCGCGGCATCCTGGCGTTTCGATCGATTTGCGGACGCTGCACAGCGAGGAGCTGGTCGAGGCGCTGCAGGCCCGCACCAGCGATATCGTGATCGGCTACGACGCGCCGCGCCACCCCCGGCTGGCGCCCGTCATGCTCGGGACCGGCCAGATCGTGTTGTTGTTTCGCCGGCAGGATATTCCCGATCCTCCGGAGCGGATCGCGCTGGAGGACGTCCGCCACCTGCGCGTGATCGAACTGCTCAACGACGGCACCATCGGCAGGTTGCTGAGCCGTCGGCAGCCCACCGCGGATGACGGCGCCCCGGTGATCCAGACGAAGACCTATTTCGTGGCGGCGGCCCTGGTCGAACGCGGGCTGGGCGTGGCGATCATGGACGAATTCACCGCCCGGGCCTGCGCCAGCGAAGCCATGGATTATCGCCCGTTGAACGAAGCGATGCGCTTTGATGTGATCGCCGCGCATCTCGAAGACCGGCCGCTTTCCACCGATTCGCACCATTTCCTCGAATGTGTCCGGGGTGCCTTGGCCACGCGGTGA
- a CDS encoding DUF4010 domain-containing protein has translation MAAPSSLIGLLAAVAAGLLVGIERGFSQRAEGEGNRVAGFRTFGLIGLLGGIAGLLGDGLAAVIGLGTLAVLVVGYVRTMRENRLSATTTIAAMLTFGVGLVAVRISPTVALGAAAAMFAILSGRQSMHALLRGLNAEEVEAAARFVLVALVVLPLLPDAAYGPYEAWNPRRIWLVVVFVTGLSFAGYVVTRRYGTNRGILFVALTGAIVSSTAVTAEYARRLRSEPEARGALTAGIALASIVMFVRVQLLVLALVPRALPSLAVAMAPATLVAGLLALIAWRGQETRTGEVTLGNPLSFAPALLLAGLVAVLSLAARWALSRFGSSGIAVVLGLIGVSDVDAAVLTLANLPADALDGRTAGLVLSAPILANTAVKAGMTAVIGWRAGGVRAALPLAASLVASAAALAGWALL, from the coding sequence ATGGCGGCGCCGTCTTCCCTCATCGGCCTGCTTGCCGCGGTTGCCGCCGGGCTGCTGGTGGGGATCGAACGCGGCTTCAGCCAGCGCGCAGAAGGCGAAGGCAACCGGGTCGCGGGGTTCCGCACGTTCGGGCTTATCGGTCTGCTGGGCGGCATCGCGGGATTGCTGGGCGATGGCCTGGCTGCGGTCATCGGCCTCGGCACGCTGGCGGTCCTTGTCGTCGGCTATGTCCGCACCATGCGCGAAAACCGGCTGTCCGCCACGACGACGATCGCGGCGATGCTGACATTCGGCGTTGGGCTGGTCGCGGTGCGTATTTCGCCGACCGTGGCGCTCGGCGCGGCGGCAGCGATGTTCGCGATCCTAAGTGGCCGGCAATCGATGCATGCGCTGCTCAGGGGCCTGAACGCCGAGGAGGTGGAGGCGGCCGCCCGCTTCGTACTGGTCGCGCTGGTCGTGCTCCCCTTGCTTCCGGATGCTGCCTATGGCCCCTACGAGGCGTGGAACCCGCGCCGTATCTGGCTGGTCGTGGTCTTCGTGACCGGCCTGTCGTTCGCGGGTTATGTCGTGACGCGGCGCTACGGGACCAATCGCGGCATCCTGTTCGTCGCGCTGACCGGGGCCATCGTCTCGTCGACGGCGGTGACGGCGGAATATGCGCGCCGTTTGCGTTCCGAACCCGAAGCGCGCGGGGCCCTGACCGCCGGAATCGCGCTGGCTTCCATCGTCATGTTCGTGCGCGTGCAACTGCTGGTGCTGGCACTCGTGCCGCGTGCCCTGCCCTCGCTTGCGGTAGCCATGGCGCCTGCCACGCTCGTTGCCGGGCTGCTGGCGCTGATCGCCTGGCGCGGACAGGAAACGCGAACCGGGGAAGTAACGCTGGGCAATCCGCTCAGCTTTGCCCCTGCCCTGCTGCTGGCGGGTCTGGTCGCCGTGCTGTCGCTGGCGGCGCGTTGGGCGCTGTCCCGCTTCGGCAGCAGCGGCATCGCGGTGGTGCTGGGGCTGATCGGCGTGTCCGACGTGGACGCGGCCGTGCTGACGCTCGCCAACCTTCCCGCAGACGCGCTGGACGGACGCACCGCCGGTCTTGTCCTGTCCGCCCCGATCCTGGCCAATACCGCGGTCAAGGCCGGCATGACCGCGGTAATCGGCTGGCGCGCCGGCGGCGTGCGCGCCGCCTTGCCGCTCGCCGCTTCGCTGGTGGCATCGGCTGCGGCGCTGGCCGGCTGGGCGCTGCTTTAG
- a CDS encoding enolase C-terminal domain-like protein produces the protein MLRSVDIRVECWPLRAPFRIARGARTDIAVAVVTIGEGSVAGRGVVGRGEGTPSARYGETPESVRMQIEAAIPALQAGCDRAALRTLMPPGSARNAIDAALWDLEARQAACIAPALPPLVSAQTVSIDRPGAMAQAARRLARAQLVKVKLDAADPEACLRAVRCSLPDTTLIVDANEAWTMPLLVAMQPVLAELGIALLEQPLPAGQDGALADFTAQVPICADESCHVAADIPRLRGLYRFVNIKLDKTGGLTEALALYDAARAAGLGVMVGCMLATSLGIAPALRIAARADFVDVDGPWWLLEDRSGGLRVLDDGVVVPPQPGFWGGIA, from the coding sequence ATGTTGCGCAGCGTAGATATTCGCGTCGAATGCTGGCCCTTGCGCGCGCCGTTCCGGATAGCGCGGGGCGCGCGCACGGACATCGCGGTGGCGGTCGTCACGATCGGCGAAGGGAGCGTGGCCGGGCGGGGCGTTGTCGGTCGGGGCGAGGGCACGCCGTCCGCCCGCTACGGCGAGACGCCGGAATCCGTGCGTATGCAGATCGAAGCCGCGATACCGGCGCTGCAGGCCGGTTGCGACCGCGCGGCGCTGCGCACGCTGATGCCGCCCGGCAGCGCGCGCAATGCGATCGATGCCGCGCTGTGGGATCTGGAAGCGCGCCAGGCCGCATGCATCGCGCCCGCGCTTCCGCCCCTGGTCAGCGCGCAAACCGTGTCAATCGACCGGCCCGGGGCAATGGCGCAAGCCGCGCGCAGGCTGGCGCGGGCGCAGCTGGTCAAGGTCAAGCTCGATGCCGCCGATCCGGAAGCCTGCCTGCGCGCGGTGCGGTGCAGCCTGCCGGACACGACGCTGATCGTCGATGCCAACGAAGCCTGGACGATGCCGCTGCTGGTGGCGATGCAGCCGGTGCTGGCGGAACTGGGCATTGCGTTGCTGGAACAGCCGTTGCCGGCCGGGCAGGATGGCGCGTTGGCAGACTTCACGGCGCAGGTGCCGATCTGTGCCGACGAATCTTGCCACGTCGCTGCCGATATCCCTCGGTTGCGCGGGCTTTACCGGTTCGTGAACATCAAGCTCGACAAGACTGGCGGACTGACCGAGGCGCTGGCGCTGTACGACGCGGCGCGGGCCGCAGGCTTGGGCGTGATGGTCGGCTGCATGCTGGCGACCTCGCTCGGCATCGCGCCGGCGCTGCGGATCGCCGCACGCGCCGATTTCGTCGATGTCGATGGCCCGTGGTGGCTGCTTGAGGACCGGTCGGGCGGGTTGCGCGTGCTGGACGATGGTGTTGTCGTACCACCGCAGCCGGGCTTCTGGGGCGGTATTGCCTGA
- a CDS encoding ImuA family protein yields the protein MTGNVFPLGRPLRPGARERVSARMPPLDAGGLHEIHAAPEDWAAAMAFALSAAVRGKGEHERHGQAIFLIGGPGPATFPVLPCAEGLAALGLAPEQLVIVRTASELDLLRAGLEAARCPGVGTVLLQTQGRLARYDLTTSRRLALAAEQDGKGVIVLRGDAPPRPSAARTRWAITSAPSTALEAGAPGWPAIEAELLRQRGGMGGLRWRLEWNADHGTFREAERALHHGPALSGAVVPVPGVRASAGSGGFVPPRAA from the coding sequence ATGACTGGCAACGTCTTTCCACTCGGCCGGCCCCTGCGGCCCGGGGCAAGGGAACGGGTTTCCGCACGGATGCCGCCGCTCGATGCGGGTGGGCTGCATGAAATCCACGCCGCGCCGGAAGACTGGGCGGCGGCCATGGCCTTTGCCCTGTCGGCGGCTGTGCGTGGAAAGGGCGAGCATGAAAGGCACGGGCAGGCGATCTTCCTGATCGGCGGCCCCGGCCCCGCGACCTTTCCCGTCCTGCCTTGCGCGGAAGGGCTAGCGGCCCTGGGCCTTGCGCCAGAGCAGTTGGTAATCGTGCGTACGGCCAGCGAGCTGGACCTGCTGCGCGCCGGGCTGGAAGCGGCCCGCTGCCCCGGCGTCGGCACGGTCCTGCTGCAAACGCAGGGCCGGCTGGCGCGCTACGACCTCACCACCAGCCGGCGCCTGGCGCTGGCGGCGGAACAGGATGGCAAGGGAGTGATCGTGCTACGCGGCGATGCCCCGCCCCGCCCCAGCGCGGCGCGCACCCGCTGGGCCATCACCAGCGCGCCTTCCACGGCGCTGGAGGCAGGCGCACCGGGCTGGCCGGCCATCGAAGCGGAACTGTTGCGCCAGCGCGGCGGCATGGGGGGCCTGCGCTGGCGGCTGGAATGGAATGCGGATCATGGAACCTTCCGGGAAGCGGAGCGCGCCCTCCATCACGGACCGGCGCTGTCTGGCGCTGTGGTTCCCGTACCTGGCGTGCGAGCGAGCGCGGGAAGCGGCGGCTTCGTCCCTCCCCGCGCCGCCTGA